In one Zobellia galactanivorans genomic region, the following are encoded:
- a CDS encoding DNA gyrase/topoisomerase IV subunit A, producing MEENDELNEANNQNSPEGQSEQSAEEGQGQVNDSEVTDGEDQGQDDALTRVTGMYKDWFLDYASYVILERAVPAIEDGFKPVQRRIMHSLKDLDDGRYNKVANVVGHTMQYHPHGDASIADAMVQIGQKDLLIDTQGNWGNILTGDRAAASRYIEARLSKFALEVVFSPKITEWQLSYDGRKKEPVNLPVKFPLLLAQGAEGIAVGLSTKILPHNFIELIDASIKHLKGQRFKLFPDFPTAGIIDVSNYNDGLRGGKIRVRAKIAQQSKSTLIISEIPYGTNTSSLIDSILKANEKGKIKVKKIEDNTAAEVEILVHLPPGISPDKTIDALYAFTACESSISPLGCIIEDNKPLFIGVTEMLRRSTDATVELLRQELEIQLSELEEQWHFASLERIFIENRIYRDIEEEETWEGVIAAIDKGLAPYTKHLRRAVTEEDIVRLTEIRIKRISKFDLDKAQQHLDNLEERIAEVKHHLEHLTDYAIAYFQRLKDTYGEGRERKSEIRLFDDIEATKVVIRNTKLYVNREEGFVGTSLKRDEYVTDCSDIDDIIAFTQDGKMMVFKVDSKTFVGKGIIYVAVFKKKDKRTVYNMIYRDGKGGPTYIKRFNVTSITRDKHYEMGRGKPGTLVHYFSGNPNGEAEVVTVNLRHVGSIKKLRWDIDFADIMIKGRASKGNIVTKYAVKRIDLKEKGLSTLKPRKLWFDETVQRLNMDERGEFLGEFTSEDRLLIVNQTGLVKTVIPELTLHFDEDIVVLEKWIPKKPLSVVYWEGDKELYYVKRFLIEHPDREENVLTDHPKSHLEIFSTDYRPMVEVIYAKKRGQERKENWLVNLEEFISIKGIGAMGNQLTKEKVLEINVLDPLPYEEPEPQKTEDIEVVDEESLGGNAGAKTDGPTDPKSDKGGDDDVQTSLFE from the coding sequence ATGGAGGAAAATGACGAACTGAACGAAGCTAACAATCAGAATTCGCCTGAAGGCCAATCGGAGCAATCCGCCGAAGAAGGCCAGGGGCAAGTCAATGATTCGGAGGTAACGGATGGAGAAGACCAGGGACAGGATGACGCGCTTACGCGGGTTACCGGAATGTACAAGGACTGGTTTTTGGATTATGCATCTTATGTGATATTAGAGCGCGCAGTGCCGGCCATAGAAGATGGCTTTAAGCCTGTGCAACGGCGTATCATGCATTCTTTAAAAGATCTTGATGACGGTCGTTACAATAAGGTGGCCAACGTGGTAGGGCATACGATGCAGTACCACCCGCACGGTGATGCCAGTATTGCCGATGCCATGGTGCAGATCGGGCAAAAAGACCTTTTGATAGATACCCAGGGTAACTGGGGAAATATTTTAACGGGTGACCGTGCAGCGGCCTCGCGATATATTGAGGCGCGATTGTCGAAATTTGCCTTAGAGGTAGTTTTTAGTCCGAAAATCACCGAATGGCAGCTGTCATACGATGGTAGAAAAAAAGAACCGGTAAACCTTCCGGTAAAGTTTCCCTTGCTTTTGGCGCAAGGGGCAGAAGGTATTGCAGTAGGACTTTCGACCAAGATATTGCCGCATAACTTTATCGAGTTGATAGATGCCTCTATCAAGCACTTAAAGGGGCAGCGCTTCAAGTTGTTTCCTGATTTTCCAACAGCGGGAATTATAGATGTATCCAATTACAACGACGGGCTCCGTGGAGGAAAGATCCGGGTACGGGCCAAGATTGCACAGCAGTCGAAATCTACCTTGATTATAAGTGAGATACCCTATGGGACCAATACTTCTTCTTTAATCGATTCTATTCTTAAGGCAAATGAAAAAGGGAAGATAAAGGTCAAGAAAATTGAAGACAATACCGCTGCCGAGGTAGAGATATTGGTGCATCTGCCACCAGGTATCTCGCCCGACAAGACGATTGACGCCTTGTACGCCTTTACGGCATGTGAATCTTCGATTTCGCCCTTGGGCTGTATTATCGAAGACAATAAGCCTCTGTTTATAGGGGTGACGGAAATGCTGCGTCGTTCTACGGATGCTACGGTGGAATTGCTTCGACAGGAACTTGAGATCCAACTTTCGGAATTAGAGGAGCAATGGCATTTTGCCTCTCTGGAAAGAATATTTATAGAAAACCGTATTTACCGCGATATTGAAGAAGAAGAAACGTGGGAAGGGGTTATTGCGGCAATCGATAAGGGGCTTGCTCCGTATACGAAGCATTTAAGGCGTGCGGTGACCGAGGAAGATATTGTTCGCTTGACCGAAATCCGTATTAAACGGATTTCAAAATTCGATTTAGATAAGGCACAACAACATCTTGATAATCTGGAAGAAAGGATTGCGGAAGTAAAACATCATTTAGAGCATCTGACGGATTATGCCATCGCTTATTTCCAAAGATTGAAGGATACTTATGGTGAAGGGCGTGAGCGTAAATCTGAAATACGTCTTTTTGATGATATTGAGGCGACCAAGGTGGTCATTCGAAATACAAAACTATATGTAAATCGTGAGGAGGGCTTTGTGGGAACCTCGTTAAAACGCGATGAGTACGTTACCGATTGTAGTGATATCGATGATATTATCGCTTTTACCCAAGATGGAAAGATGATGGTGTTTAAGGTCGATTCAAAGACTTTTGTGGGCAAGGGGATAATTTATGTGGCGGTATTTAAGAAAAAGGATAAGCGTACGGTGTACAATATGATCTATAGGGATGGCAAAGGCGGTCCGACCTATATTAAGCGCTTTAATGTGACCAGTATTACCCGAGACAAGCATTATGAGATGGGCCGGGGGAAACCGGGCACTTTGGTGCATTATTTTTCGGGCAACCCTAACGGGGAGGCCGAAGTGGTAACGGTGAACCTGCGCCATGTGGGAAGCATTAAGAAACTGAGATGGGATATTGATTTTGCCGATATCATGATCAAGGGACGGGCTTCGAAAGGCAATATCGTGACCAAATATGCCGTAAAACGCATCGATTTAAAAGAAAAGGGACTTTCTACCCTAAAACCACGAAAATTATGGTTCGATGAAACGGTGCAGCGTTTGAATATGGATGAACGTGGGGAGTTTTTGGGTGAATTCACTAGCGAGGACCGATTGTTGATCGTTAATCAGACCGGTCTTGTGAAAACCGTAATTCCGGAATTGACCCTCCATTTCGATGAAGATATCGTTGTTCTTGAGAAGTGGATTCCAAAAAAGCCTTTGTCTGTAGTGTACTGGGAAGGGGATAAGGAGCTGTATTATGTAAAACGCTTTCTGATAGAACACCCCGACAGGGAAGAGAATGTGTTGACCGACCATCCAAAATCGCATCTTGAGATATTCAGTACCGATTATAGGCCGATGGTCGAGGTGATTTACGCGAAAAAGCGTGGTCAGGAAAGAAAAGAGAATTGGTTGGTAAATCTAGAGGAGTTTATTTCCATTAAGGGAATAGGGGCCATGGGGAATCAGTTGACCAAGGAAAAGGTCTTGGAAATCAATGTTTTGGATCCTTTGCCATATGAAGAGCCCGAGCCTCAAAAAACCGAGGATATCGAGGTGGTTGACGAGGAAAGCTTAGGGGGTAATGCCGGAGCAAAGACAGATGGACCGACCGATCCAAAATCGGATAAAGGAGGCGATGACGATGTGCAGACCTCTTTGTTCGAGTAA
- a CDS encoding DNA topoisomerase IV subunit B yields the protein MSDNSQYTEDNIRSLDWKEHIRLRPGMYIGKLGDGSSADDGIYILLKETIDNCIDEFVMGAGKTVEISIQGERVIVRDYGRGIPLGKVVDVVSKMNTGGKYDSRAFKKSVGLNGVGTKAVNALSSYFRVESTRDGKSKSAEFKTGELQNEELLEETTRRRGTKVTFIPDETIFKKFKYRNEYVERMLKNYVYLNPGLTIVFNGEKFHSENGLKDLLEDNNNAEDILYPVIHLKGEDIEVAITHSKTQYSEEYHSFVNGQHTTQGGTHQAAFREALVKTIRDFYGKNYDASDVRKSIISAISIKVMEPVFESQTKTKLGSTEMGGNFPTVRTYINDFIGTHLDNYLHKNPETADKLQRKIMMAEKERKELSGIRKLARDRAKKASLHNKKLRDCRVHLGDMKNDRRLESTLFITEGDSASGSITKSRDVNTQAVFSLRGKPLNSYGMSKKIVYENEEFNLLQAALNIEESMEDLRYNNIVIATDADVDGMHIRLLLITFFLQFFPELIKENHLYILQTPLFRVRNKKETIYCYSEEERKNAIQKLTGKAEITRFKGLGEISPDEFKHFIGGDIRLEPVMLDKAMSIEQLLSFYMGKNTPDRQEFIIENLKVEVDLVEENQL from the coding sequence ATGTCCGATAATTCCCAGTACACAGAAGACAATATCCGTTCACTCGATTGGAAAGAGCATATTCGACTGCGACCTGGTATGTATATCGGTAAGTTGGGCGATGGCTCATCTGCCGATGATGGTATATATATATTATTAAAAGAGACCATTGACAACTGTATCGATGAGTTTGTAATGGGGGCGGGTAAGACCGTAGAGATTTCCATTCAAGGGGAACGTGTGATCGTTCGCGATTACGGTCGTGGTATTCCTTTAGGCAAGGTGGTGGATGTGGTTTCAAAAATGAACACCGGTGGTAAGTACGATTCGCGGGCCTTTAAAAAGTCCGTTGGTCTGAACGGTGTAGGTACCAAGGCGGTAAATGCCCTTTCGAGTTATTTCCGTGTAGAAAGTACGAGGGACGGAAAATCAAAGTCCGCCGAATTTAAGACCGGGGAACTACAGAACGAGGAACTGCTAGAGGAAACCACCAGACGTAGGGGGACCAAGGTTACCTTTATTCCTGACGAGACCATATTCAAGAAATTCAAGTATAGAAACGAATACGTTGAGCGCATGCTCAAAAACTACGTCTACCTCAATCCGGGGTTGACCATAGTTTTTAATGGGGAAAAATTTCACTCCGAGAACGGTCTAAAGGATTTGTTGGAAGACAATAACAACGCCGAAGACATCCTTTATCCGGTCATCCACCTTAAGGGGGAAGATATCGAAGTGGCCATTACACACAGTAAGACCCAATATAGCGAGGAGTACCATTCTTTCGTAAACGGACAGCATACGACCCAGGGCGGTACGCACCAAGCGGCCTTCCGTGAGGCCTTGGTTAAGACCATTCGCGATTTTTACGGAAAGAATTACGATGCGTCCGATGTTCGAAAATCGATTATTTCGGCGATTTCCATCAAGGTGATGGAGCCTGTTTTTGAAAGTCAGACCAAAACCAAGCTAGGGTCAACGGAAATGGGAGGAAATTTCCCCACGGTACGTACCTATATCAATGATTTTATCGGGACACATCTCGATAACTACCTGCATAAGAACCCTGAAACGGCCGATAAGCTTCAACGTAAGATCATGATGGCCGAAAAGGAAAGAAAGGAACTTTCCGGTATTCGGAAGCTGGCGCGTGACCGGGCGAAAAAGGCTAGTTTGCACAATAAGAAGTTGAGGGATTGTCGCGTACACTTGGGCGACATGAAAAACGACCGCCGTTTAGAGAGCACCTTGTTCATTACCGAGGGGGATTCCGCTTCGGGGTCCATTACCAAATCAAGGGACGTGAATACGCAGGCCGTATTCAGTCTTCGTGGTAAGCCCTTGAACTCCTACGGCATGTCAAAGAAAATCGTTTATGAAAACGAGGAGTTCAATTTGTTGCAGGCGGCATTGAATATTGAGGAGTCGATGGAAGATTTGCGATATAACAATATTGTAATCGCTACGGATGCCGATGTGGATGGTATGCACATTCGCCTACTTTTGATCACTTTCTTCCTGCAATTCTTTCCCGAGTTGATAAAAGAAAATCATTTGTATATTTTGCAAACCCCATTGTTCCGTGTCAGGAACAAGAAGGAGACCATATATTGCTATAGTGAGGAAGAGCGAAAAAATGCAATTCAAAAATTGACCGGTAAAGCTGAAATAACACGCTTTAAAGGTTTGGGTGAAATATCTCCCGATGAGTTCAAGCATTTTATCGGGGGTGATATTCGCTTGGAGCCCGTTATGCTCGACAAGGCTATGTCCATAGAGCAATTATTGAGTTTTTACATGGGCAAGAATACGCCCGACCGACAAGAATTCATCATAGAAAACCTTAAAGTAGAGGTTGACCTTGTAGAAGAAAATCAATTATAA